A portion of the Sphaerochaeta pleomorpha str. Grapes genome contains these proteins:
- the citF gene encoding citrate lyase subunit alpha: MQKIDMTAIQHIKDLKDVQVPFTLDHAHKELKTCHERELSENKIVPSLEEAIRQAGLQDGMTISFHHHFRNGDYVVNMVMDTIAKMGFKDLVLAPSSLIDIHKPLIEHIRNGVIRRIETSGIRGDLAEAISRGLMDIPVVFRSHGGRAAVIESGQLPIDIAFLGAPSCDPFGNANGYSRDNDKGVICGSMGYAKLDAQYAKKVIILTDNIVPFPNVPFGIPESDVDFVVEVDAIGDPNGIMGGSTRFTTNPKELMIAQKVSEVIEATDFFRNGFSIQMGSGGASLATVRFLKDKMIQHNIKASFALGGITGQIVQLHEEGLIKKILDVQSFDLVAARSLKDNRFHQQISASYYASPHNTGSAVNQLDFVILSALEVDTKFNINVLTGSDGVIRGAIGGHCDTAAGASVSIITCPLTRGRIATIVDKVNTVVTPGKTIDIVVTDQGVAVNPLRNDLITMLTNAGIDLCTIEQLREKAARIVGDSTPITYTDKVVGVVTYRDGSVIDLIYQVKDEEEV, translated from the coding sequence CCTGCCATGAGAGGGAGCTGAGTGAAAACAAGATTGTCCCTTCGCTTGAGGAAGCGATAAGGCAAGCAGGTTTGCAAGACGGGATGACCATCTCATTCCACCACCATTTTCGTAATGGCGACTATGTGGTCAACATGGTGATGGATACTATTGCAAAGATGGGCTTCAAGGATTTGGTCCTGGCTCCTAGTTCGTTGATCGATATCCATAAGCCATTGATTGAACATATCAGAAATGGGGTCATCCGTAGAATTGAAACAAGTGGTATCCGAGGTGATCTTGCTGAGGCGATTTCCCGGGGTCTGATGGATATCCCTGTTGTCTTCCGTTCCCACGGAGGACGGGCTGCAGTTATAGAGTCAGGGCAACTTCCCATCGACATAGCTTTCCTCGGGGCGCCCTCCTGTGACCCGTTTGGAAATGCAAATGGTTATTCCAGGGATAATGACAAAGGTGTTATCTGTGGGTCGATGGGGTATGCGAAACTTGACGCCCAGTATGCTAAAAAGGTTATCATCCTAACCGACAATATTGTTCCCTTTCCCAATGTTCCCTTTGGAATACCGGAATCAGATGTCGATTTTGTCGTAGAGGTCGATGCCATCGGGGATCCGAATGGAATAATGGGGGGCTCAACTCGTTTTACCACAAACCCGAAGGAGCTGATGATAGCCCAGAAAGTTTCGGAGGTTATCGAGGCCACTGACTTCTTCCGCAATGGGTTTTCAATTCAGATGGGATCCGGTGGAGCAAGCCTGGCTACAGTTCGCTTCTTGAAAGACAAAATGATCCAGCACAACATTAAAGCCAGCTTTGCCCTTGGTGGTATAACCGGCCAGATTGTCCAACTTCATGAAGAAGGGTTGATCAAGAAAATTCTGGACGTACAGTCTTTTGACCTCGTTGCGGCCAGATCCCTGAAAGATAACCGGTTTCACCAGCAGATTTCTGCTTCCTATTATGCAAGCCCCCACAATACGGGCTCTGCAGTGAACCAGCTGGATTTCGTTATTCTCTCTGCACTTGAGGTCGATACTAAATTCAACATCAATGTACTTACCGGTAGTGATGGGGTTATCCGTGGAGCAATCGGCGGACATTGTGATACGGCCGCAGGAGCGTCTGTTTCCATCATCACCTGTCCTCTGACCCGAGGAAGGATTGCCACCATCGTAGACAAGGTCAATACCGTAGTCACGCCAGGGAAGACAATCGATATTGTCGTCACTGACCAAGGCGTGGCGGTCAATCCCCTCCGTAATGACTTGATTACGATGCTCACGAATGCTGGTATTGACCTGTGCACTATCGAACAGCTCCGGGAAAAGGCCGCTAGGATTGTCGGGGATTCGACTCCCATTACCTATACAGACAAGGTTGTCGGGGTGGTTACCTACCGCGATGGTTCGGTTATCGACTTGATTTATCAAGTGAAGGACGAGGAAGAGGTATAA
- the citX gene encoding citrate lyase holo-[acyl-carrier protein] synthase, whose protein sequence is MATLEEILKERDCRSALQASLIEKYGYPLVVCTMNIPGPDKNNARIQAGFDKSMEAFSIKNEANLEKVLERRLETGPEAYFIVTGGTNLLSLKRRLAFFEQTYPIGRLLDLDVKRLDGSPVSRKDINLGSRKCLLCHRPAKECARSQRHSIEELSAYMNEVLDRFLCKNHPWK, encoded by the coding sequence ATGGCTACGCTTGAGGAAATTCTCAAAGAAAGGGATTGCCGCTCAGCTTTGCAGGCATCCCTTATCGAAAAATACGGATACCCTCTGGTTGTCTGTACTATGAATATCCCAGGACCGGATAAAAACAACGCCAGGATTCAAGCTGGTTTCGACAAGAGTATGGAAGCTTTTTCAATAAAGAATGAAGCGAACCTGGAAAAAGTGCTTGAACGTCGTTTAGAAACTGGTCCTGAGGCTTATTTCATCGTAACGGGAGGGACGAACCTGCTTTCCCTCAAGCGTAGACTTGCTTTTTTCGAACAAACCTATCCGATAGGTCGTTTGCTAGACCTGGATGTAAAGAGACTCGACGGTTCCCCGGTTTCCCGCAAGGATATCAACCTGGGGAGTAGAAAATGCCTTTTATGCCACAGGCCGGCCAAAGAATGTGCAAGGAGCCAACGACATAGCATCGAGGAACTCTCAGCTTATATGAATGAGGTCTTGGATAGGTTCTTGTGTAAAAACCACCCATGGAAGTAG
- the citG gene encoding triphosphoribosyl-dephospho-CoA synthase CitG codes for MEVEEFLCAKALLEEVGTTRKPGLVDRIHSGGHTDMDYQTFVASTRALKPFFGEMAETGKNWEGSLPALFKKIRLIGQVAELAMFQATGGVNTHKGLLFSAGILCSISGYSRMKYGSTNTDLLCSLVQEMTFEVLEEEFFQILEKPQKTHGEQLFTTKGIRGIRGEVQQGFPSVLTVSLPVYTRLLKEGRDSNLARIQTLLHLMANVCDTNILYRHSQETLDYVQQTAHYILQRGGAFSEEGLSLIVDFDRICTEKKISAGGCADLLGVTILLHDLNLLDAYGSTPSALLQFFRILTSTSNKECSLHESPVFF; via the coding sequence ATGGAAGTAGAAGAATTTCTCTGCGCGAAAGCCTTACTTGAAGAAGTCGGAACCACTAGGAAACCTGGACTGGTTGACCGGATTCATAGTGGTGGGCATACGGATATGGACTACCAGACTTTTGTTGCAAGTACCAGAGCCCTGAAACCCTTCTTTGGGGAAATGGCAGAAACAGGTAAAAACTGGGAAGGCTCGCTTCCAGCTCTGTTCAAGAAGATCAGATTGATCGGGCAGGTAGCTGAATTGGCGATGTTTCAAGCTACCGGTGGGGTGAATACCCATAAAGGGCTTCTTTTTTCTGCTGGCATCCTTTGCAGTATTTCCGGCTATTCCAGAATGAAGTATGGTAGCACTAATACAGACTTACTGTGTTCCCTGGTACAAGAAATGACGTTTGAAGTGCTGGAGGAGGAATTTTTTCAGATACTGGAAAAGCCCCAGAAAACCCATGGTGAGCAGTTGTTTACAACCAAGGGCATCCGCGGTATACGCGGAGAGGTGCAGCAAGGATTTCCTTCTGTCCTCACCGTTTCACTTCCCGTCTATACTCGCTTGCTCAAGGAGGGAAGGGATTCCAACCTTGCCAGAATCCAGACATTGTTGCATCTGATGGCCAACGTATGTGACACCAATATCTTATATCGACATAGCCAGGAAACTTTGGATTATGTACAGCAAACTGCCCATTACATCCTGCAAAGGGGAGGGGCGTTTAGTGAAGAAGGTCTATCTCTCATTGTTGATTTTGACCGGATATGTACGGAAAAGAAAATCAGTGCAGGGGGATGTGCCGACTTGCTCGGTGTCACCATCCTTTTACATGATCTCAATCTCCTCGATGCCTATGGCTCTACCCCCTCTGCGCTTCTGCAGTTCTTCAGGATTTTAACCAGTACCAGTAATAAAGAATGTTCCTTACATGAGTCTCCGGTATTTTTTTGA
- a CDS encoding S66 family peptidase, giving the protein MLNVIKPHCLKPGDTIATVSLSWGGAGDEELRWRYDLGKQRLTEQFGLKVIEMEHTLKGTKYLSEHPEKRASDLMQAFSDPAVKGIFSCIGGNDSIRLLPFVDVAVIANNPKVFLGYSDSTITHLMCLKAGLSSFYGPSILAEFAENNGIFSYTVNHLQKILFETNPVGQIKASEEWTGHYLAWTKENAKVSKKMEKNGPYRFLQGKGTVQGHLIGGCLDVLEMAKGTSLWIDDSLFDGAILFFETSEEMVRPALFESWLRDYAMQGILQKAKGMVFGKPYQGIFQQEYEQAIRNVLQEFSLFSLPVVCNLSFGHNEPMCILPYGAKAELDCDHQTFSILESGVV; this is encoded by the coding sequence TTGCTGAATGTAATAAAACCCCATTGTTTAAAACCAGGTGATACCATAGCTACTGTCAGTCTTTCCTGGGGAGGCGCTGGCGATGAAGAGCTCCGTTGGCGTTATGACCTGGGGAAACAGAGGTTGACCGAACAATTTGGCCTAAAGGTCATTGAAATGGAACATACCCTCAAAGGAACGAAATACCTTAGCGAGCATCCGGAGAAACGTGCATCGGATTTGATGCAGGCGTTCTCTGATCCTGCGGTGAAAGGTATTTTTTCCTGCATCGGGGGAAATGACAGTATCAGGCTGCTTCCCTTTGTCGATGTTGCTGTCATTGCCAACAATCCAAAGGTTTTTCTTGGCTATTCAGATTCAACCATAACCCATCTTATGTGCCTCAAGGCAGGGCTCTCGAGTTTTTACGGGCCATCTATCTTGGCCGAATTTGCCGAGAATAACGGCATTTTCAGCTACACCGTCAATCATCTGCAGAAAATACTTTTTGAAACGAACCCAGTGGGGCAAATCAAAGCATCTGAAGAATGGACTGGGCACTATCTTGCATGGACAAAGGAAAATGCCAAGGTTTCCAAGAAAATGGAAAAAAATGGCCCGTACCGTTTCCTGCAAGGTAAGGGAACCGTACAAGGGCACCTAATCGGGGGGTGTCTGGATGTCCTGGAAATGGCCAAGGGTACTTCCCTCTGGATTGATGACTCCCTGTTCGACGGCGCGATTTTGTTTTTTGAAACTTCAGAGGAAATGGTAAGACCAGCACTATTTGAATCATGGTTGCGAGACTACGCTATGCAAGGAATTCTCCAAAAGGCGAAGGGCATGGTTTTCGGCAAACCCTACCAAGGTATATTCCAGCAAGAATATGAACAGGCGATACGGAACGTATTGCAGGAATTTTCCCTTTTCTCCCTTCCTGTGGTTTGCAACCTGTCTTTTGGCCATAACGAACCTATGTGCATCCTCCCTTACGGGGCAAAAGCCGAACTTGATTGTGACCACCAAACGTTCAGTATTCTGGAATCGGGAGTAGTCTAG
- a CDS encoding glycoside hydrolase family 66 protein, with translation MDNSLEIRFWPLVPCLQEGADRIPLAIEMPVGEDSFSAFSFTLQIENLGRVIDCLEGEPIRSLSQTTGFLRFEQEITLTKPLKTGSGYGLYLTITFPDGSNTEAKSAIDVEPNQVRYGFLTGFKTEDSVSRNSALDFLLQQHCTHVQFYDWSYRPHQYEIEPIQFDQGKKYRDLMGKSVDLSVVKQSVEGLQHHGMKALAYGAVYAASKEYLQDHPEQGLYAFGGKPIDLIDKFFIMNIAEGNQWRKRILDQYCYATDTLGFDGIHMDTYGYPKIAFDNEQKPVYLDREFVSLINAWAKHGNENIFNNVGGWPADLTAKANQKAVYIEVWDPHTQYRHLRQLIQNHRGFGKPVVLAAYSRSFKESGTLDRKKALASTCLLMASTYAQGATPLLFGENGGILTQPYYVDYTPLRQEERNLLTSYTDFSIQYCQLLFGNDLVDVTESFAFGENREFEFSIPPQENTDLSEIGISFEGLPDTLWPIVHMDKKLIVINLINLIGQKDSLWNLEKEPLDKEAGITIQIPPYSPSMHFFMASPQIDNGRAHKLLGRQAEGLRGMAWEITIDALPVWTLVWAEL, from the coding sequence ATGGACAATTCTCTTGAGATTCGTTTCTGGCCCTTGGTTCCTTGCCTACAAGAAGGGGCTGACAGGATTCCCCTTGCCATTGAAATGCCGGTTGGGGAAGATTCATTTTCAGCTTTTTCCTTCACGCTGCAAATCGAAAATCTGGGTCGGGTCATAGATTGCCTGGAGGGGGAACCTATACGTTCCCTTTCCCAAACCACAGGGTTCCTACGCTTTGAACAGGAAATCACCCTGACAAAACCGTTGAAAACCGGTTCTGGCTATGGCCTATATCTCACAATAACGTTCCCTGATGGCAGCAACACAGAGGCAAAGAGCGCAATAGACGTGGAACCGAACCAGGTACGCTATGGTTTTCTCACCGGATTCAAGACCGAGGATTCGGTTTCCAGGAATTCTGCTCTCGACTTTCTCTTGCAACAACATTGCACCCATGTTCAGTTCTATGACTGGTCCTACAGACCCCATCAGTATGAAATCGAACCTATCCAGTTTGACCAAGGGAAAAAATACCGGGACTTGATGGGGAAAAGTGTTGATCTATCTGTTGTCAAACAATCAGTGGAAGGATTACAACACCATGGTATGAAAGCACTTGCCTATGGTGCAGTATATGCCGCATCAAAGGAATATCTTCAGGACCATCCAGAGCAAGGTTTGTATGCGTTCGGGGGAAAACCAATAGATTTGATCGACAAGTTTTTCATCATGAATATTGCAGAGGGGAATCAGTGGAGAAAGAGAATCCTAGACCAATACTGCTATGCCACCGATACCCTTGGGTTTGACGGAATCCACATGGATACCTACGGATATCCCAAGATTGCCTTTGACAATGAACAGAAGCCTGTCTACCTTGACAGGGAATTCGTTTCCCTCATAAATGCATGGGCAAAGCACGGCAACGAAAATATATTCAATAACGTAGGGGGCTGGCCAGCAGACCTGACGGCAAAGGCAAACCAAAAAGCCGTGTATATAGAGGTATGGGATCCCCATACCCAGTACAGGCATCTTCGCCAGCTAATACAGAATCATCGCGGGTTCGGCAAACCGGTAGTACTTGCAGCCTATTCCCGTTCCTTTAAAGAAAGCGGGACCTTGGACCGGAAAAAGGCCCTTGCTTCCACCTGTCTGCTTATGGCAAGCACCTATGCACAGGGCGCAACCCCGTTGCTCTTCGGGGAAAATGGGGGGATCCTTACCCAACCCTATTACGTTGACTATACTCCTCTCAGACAAGAAGAAAGAAACCTGCTTACCTCCTATACGGATTTTTCCATCCAATATTGCCAATTGCTCTTTGGCAATGACCTTGTTGATGTAACCGAGAGCTTCGCATTCGGAGAGAACAGGGAATTTGAATTCTCAATCCCTCCCCAAGAAAATACTGACCTATCGGAGATTGGAATTTCCTTTGAGGGGTTACCGGATACTCTCTGGCCAATCGTCCATATGGACAAGAAGTTGATTGTCATCAATTTGATAAATCTGATCGGCCAAAAAGATTCGCTTTGGAACTTGGAAAAAGAACCTTTGGATAAAGAAGCGGGTATTACTATCCAGATTCCCCCCTATTCACCATCTATGCACTTCTTCATGGCCTCCCCGCAAATTGATAACGGAAGAGCACACAAACTTTTAGGCAGGCAAGCAGAGGGGCTGAGGGGCATGGCATGGGAGATAACCATCGATGCCCTTCCTGTATGGACTTTGGTATGGGCTGAACTCTAG
- a CDS encoding carbohydrate ABC transporter permease encodes MNHTQRKNRDTLEHPLYPVVFLIALVALVPFLLLILLSLKSPEGGLSSIRLIPDFNWGNFPNAWKAGKMGKAMANSFIMTSGGVILLIVLSSMAGYTIARFPSLLNKVIFAILLGCMMIPGIINTVPLYTLLIRMKGINTYWAMICVMATNSLPFSVFLYASFIRSIPISLEESAIIDGCSWFDAFWKITMPLLGPVTSSVVILQGVGMWNNYAQAVFFLQDQAHRNIPLAISLFFQQYGANWPLMAAAAFLGLLPAVLMFLVFQKYFISGITTGAIKG; translated from the coding sequence ATGAATCATACACAAAGAAAAAACAGAGACACCCTAGAGCACCCTTTATACCCGGTCGTCTTCCTAATCGCCCTCGTCGCTTTGGTTCCTTTCCTCTTGCTTATTCTTCTATCACTGAAAAGCCCGGAAGGAGGGCTTTCCTCAATCCGGTTGATCCCTGATTTCAATTGGGGTAATTTCCCAAATGCCTGGAAGGCCGGCAAAATGGGAAAAGCCATGGCTAACAGTTTCATCATGACCAGTGGTGGGGTAATCCTTCTGATAGTTCTTTCTTCAATGGCTGGTTATACCATAGCCCGTTTCCCCTCTTTGCTGAACAAGGTGATATTTGCAATTCTCTTAGGTTGCATGATGATTCCAGGAATCATCAATACAGTGCCGCTCTATACCCTTTTGATTCGTATGAAAGGAATCAACACGTATTGGGCAATGATATGCGTAATGGCCACGAATTCACTCCCCTTCTCTGTCTTTCTCTATGCCTCTTTCATTCGGTCAATCCCCATTTCACTTGAAGAATCAGCCATCATCGACGGATGTTCCTGGTTCGATGCCTTCTGGAAAATTACCATGCCCCTGCTCGGACCGGTAACGTCCTCTGTTGTAATCCTACAGGGGGTAGGCATGTGGAATAACTATGCACAGGCAGTCTTTTTCCTGCAGGACCAGGCACACCGCAACATTCCCCTTGCGATTTCACTTTTTTTCCAGCAATACGGGGCAAACTGGCCCTTGATGGCTGCAGCAGCTTTTTTGGGCCTGCTTCCTGCCGTTCTCATGTTCCTGGTTTTCCAAAAATACTTCATCTCAGGCATCACTACCGGTGCCATCAAAGGATAG
- a CDS encoding carbohydrate ABC transporter permease produces MAVPALLLFSVFFLYPLCRGVWTSFTAWDGFSTPTFIGVKNYRDFFHDDRALRDIQNTVLFALGSAPLLNILGLLLALLMNRTFKARAAVRSLLYLPAVISPMIMGSIWYLLLQPKRGLLAILLQRVGYISNTNWMLSGGSAMLVIVLVNVWQYAGMTMIIYLAGLQAIPVEHYEAAELEGASRQHIFRYIVLPQLIPALKINVITNIIGSLSVFDAILSLTDGGPGYDTESLSIYIMRMCYGNKTGYSTAVALILFVIILIPVLLSLRFFNAREDR; encoded by the coding sequence ATGGCGGTGCCCGCCCTCCTGCTCTTTTCCGTTTTCTTTCTGTACCCCCTTTGCAGGGGGGTATGGACCAGTTTTACCGCTTGGGATGGTTTTTCCACCCCGACCTTCATCGGTGTAAAGAATTACCGGGATTTTTTCCATGATGACCGGGCCTTGAGAGACATCCAAAACACGGTGCTCTTTGCCTTGGGAAGCGCCCCGTTGCTCAACATTTTGGGCCTGCTTCTTGCCCTTCTGATGAATAGGACATTCAAGGCTAGAGCCGCCGTACGTTCCCTGCTCTACCTTCCGGCAGTCATAAGCCCCATGATCATGGGTTCAATCTGGTACCTTTTGCTACAACCCAAACGGGGTCTTCTGGCAATTCTACTACAACGGGTTGGCTATATATCCAACACCAACTGGATGCTTTCAGGCGGAAGCGCAATGCTTGTTATCGTATTGGTCAATGTCTGGCAATACGCAGGCATGACCATGATCATCTACCTTGCAGGTTTGCAGGCCATCCCTGTCGAGCACTATGAGGCTGCTGAACTCGAAGGAGCCTCTAGACAGCATATATTCAGATATATTGTCTTGCCTCAGCTCATTCCTGCACTGAAAATCAATGTAATAACCAATATCATCGGATCACTTTCCGTTTTCGATGCAATACTATCTTTGACCGACGGGGGACCTGGCTATGACACAGAATCGTTAAGCATCTATATCATGCGCATGTGTTATGGAAACAAGACAGGATACTCTACGGCAGTTGCCTTGATTCTCTTTGTCATCATACTCATCCCAGTCCTTCTTTCCCTTCGGTTTTTCAATGCGAGGGAGGACAGGTAA
- a CDS encoding ABC transporter substrate-binding protein, giving the protein MRRKSYVSRLSLTVALLALCLLPLGAQGTKETKKSISYFSGRVETVDWDTQQVAQFEKLNPMVNVEYEFQKDASNVIKVKIASNQMPDLSTVVTQDYIDKGLYMDLSDQRFWDRILPSVKDLCTDLKTGKQYKVATNITMGGLFYNKHIFAELGLKDAQSWEEFVQNLETIKKAYPDKTPLFLGGKDSWTLGHLIEFWAHGVVKQQLGIPGSRKAFLDNSVQWDAPNGIMENFAKALLELKDKHLINDDAITATYDNQKEAFASGEAVIINQGMWVVGDIVKLNPEMKSNIGFGPFPSVVKGLQPMVLCAEDSVYAVSATTKSPEAVFAFLNYLFDPATQKSFSETRGIPSAFVDVDANWSPIKDDASRLVKTYVNINFSTEAPSGLSVDDTGRLIQKLLHGDFASPVQFAKEYQNLWNDAYAASH; this is encoded by the coding sequence ATGAGAAGGAAATCGTATGTAAGTAGGTTGTCGCTCACCGTTGCGTTATTGGCCCTTTGCTTGCTTCCCTTGGGAGCCCAGGGAACCAAGGAAACAAAGAAAAGCATCAGCTATTTCTCAGGTAGGGTTGAAACCGTCGACTGGGATACCCAACAGGTTGCCCAGTTTGAGAAATTGAATCCGATGGTCAATGTGGAATATGAATTCCAAAAGGATGCTTCAAATGTCATCAAGGTCAAGATTGCCTCGAACCAGATGCCAGACCTTTCTACGGTAGTTACCCAGGATTACATCGACAAAGGTCTGTATATGGATCTTTCCGACCAAAGATTCTGGGACAGAATACTTCCTTCCGTAAAGGATTTGTGCACTGACCTCAAAACAGGCAAGCAGTACAAGGTTGCCACGAACATCACCATGGGAGGTCTTTTTTACAACAAGCATATTTTTGCTGAACTTGGGCTCAAGGACGCCCAGAGCTGGGAAGAGTTCGTACAAAACCTGGAGACCATCAAGAAAGCCTACCCTGACAAGACCCCTTTGTTTCTTGGAGGAAAGGATTCCTGGACACTAGGGCATCTGATTGAATTCTGGGCCCATGGGGTTGTGAAACAACAGCTCGGGATTCCTGGTTCACGCAAAGCATTCCTGGATAATTCCGTGCAATGGGATGCACCGAACGGAATCATGGAAAACTTTGCAAAAGCCCTGCTTGAGTTGAAGGATAAACATCTTATCAACGATGATGCCATTACTGCAACCTATGATAACCAGAAAGAGGCTTTTGCAAGCGGAGAAGCTGTCATCATCAATCAAGGCATGTGGGTCGTTGGGGATATTGTCAAACTGAATCCCGAAATGAAAAGCAATATTGGTTTCGGTCCCTTCCCCTCTGTTGTAAAAGGTTTGCAACCGATGGTTCTCTGCGCTGAGGATTCCGTGTACGCCGTATCGGCAACTACAAAATCACCCGAGGCTGTATTTGCTTTCCTAAACTATCTGTTTGACCCTGCAACCCAGAAATCATTCAGTGAAACCCGTGGCATTCCCTCTGCATTTGTCGATGTCGATGCCAACTGGAGCCCGATAAAAGACGATGCAAGCAGGCTGGTAAAAACCTACGTGAATATCAACTTCTCAACAGAAGCCCCTTCCGGTCTCTCTGTAGACGATACCGGTAGGCTCATACAGAAATTGCTCCACGGCGACTTTGCCTCACCTGTGCAGTTCGCAAAGGAATACCAAAACCTATGGAATGATGCATATGCTGCCAGTCACTAG
- a CDS encoding glycoside hydrolase family 15 protein: MKTLVSTNLSLLQQESLDLLLTYQSPSGAFVAGPQFSQYNYCWMRDSSYIAYSLLLYGQQEATHRFINWAMAVLLRNEEKILALPELLEQNPKLDNHRFLGARFTLAGEEDTSDWPNFQPDGYGTLLWLAAKYLEQKQETKLPQAWEKPVSLAIKYIETVWKLPSSDCWEEFHDKQHLSTLACLAGGLQSIFLYLKPSDKQRAIILAQAIRLFIEEQKNPLGFFPKFIGTSLVDASLIWLSTPYGVFNQDDPSMKKTIRLIEEQLLHQGGTQRYAEDTYYGGGLWIPLSGFLGWHYLRSGRVGEARKLLAWMVAQRTEQGSFPEQVTAFTNDPSMIDVWERRWGTIASPLLWSHAMFLILDFEIMQYNEKGEW; this comes from the coding sequence ATGAAAACACTCGTCTCTACTAACCTTAGTCTGTTGCAACAAGAAAGCCTAGATCTTTTACTCACATACCAGAGTCCGAGCGGTGCCTTCGTAGCGGGTCCCCAATTCAGCCAATATAATTATTGCTGGATGCGTGACAGTAGTTATATTGCCTATAGCCTTTTGCTGTACGGACAACAAGAGGCGACGCACCGATTCATCAATTGGGCAATGGCAGTACTGCTCCGTAACGAAGAAAAAATCCTTGCCCTCCCCGAATTGCTGGAACAGAACCCAAAATTGGACAACCATCGGTTTCTCGGGGCTCGGTTTACCCTTGCAGGAGAAGAGGATACGAGCGACTGGCCAAACTTTCAGCCGGATGGATACGGGACGTTACTTTGGCTTGCCGCCAAATATCTGGAACAGAAACAGGAAACAAAACTTCCCCAAGCATGGGAAAAGCCAGTTTCTTTGGCAATCAAGTATATCGAAACTGTCTGGAAACTGCCATCAAGTGACTGCTGGGAAGAATTTCACGACAAACAGCATCTTTCAACCCTTGCCTGTCTTGCGGGGGGATTGCAAAGCATCTTTTTGTATCTCAAACCTTCAGACAAGCAACGCGCCATTATATTGGCTCAAGCAATCCGGTTGTTTATCGAGGAACAAAAAAATCCATTGGGATTCTTCCCCAAATTCATTGGTACGTCGTTAGTCGATGCCAGCCTCATCTGGCTTTCTACCCCCTATGGAGTTTTCAATCAGGACGACCCTTCGATGAAAAAAACAATTCGACTCATCGAAGAGCAGTTGCTGCACCAGGGGGGAACGCAGCGGTATGCAGAAGACACCTATTATGGGGGAGGCCTTTGGATTCCCCTCTCAGGATTCCTCGGGTGGCATTACCTCAGATCAGGCCGGGTTGGGGAGGCAAGGAAATTGCTTGCCTGGATGGTTGCCCAACGAACGGAGCAAGGTTCATTTCCGGAACAAGTCACTGCATTTACCAATGACCCCTCGATGATTGATGTATGGGAAAGGCGATGGGGAACCATTGCAAGCCCTCTTTTATGGTCACATGCTATGTTTTTGATCCTCGATTTCGAGATTATGCAATACAATGAAAAAGGAGAATGGTAG